Proteins from a single region of Desulfobacter postgatei 2ac9:
- a CDS encoding ABC transporter permease, with protein MISLAGRDIMHSWGKFVFTGMGLGLLIGITLSMAGIYRGMVDDAKVLLDNSGADLWVVQKDTLGPYAESSSLYDDLWRGIRGMGGVEQAANITYLTMQVGKQEGDVRAMVTGITPGGPGTPGWPPYLVAGRQMTRSHYEAVADIASGFKLGDRIQIRRSQYTVVGLTRRMVSSNGDPMVFIPLKDAQEAQFLKDNDAIRGQRRRTAENPAFNRPEVPGLFDAVIASQTTNPYVNAVLVQVEAGHDPEEVAESIRRWKRLTVYTRIQMEEILVGKLIATSARQIFMFLVILSIVSSAIVAFIIYTLTLGKIREIAVLKLIGTRNSTIVGLIMQQSIALGLIGFVVGKISATLLMAPIFPKYVLLKPLDSVMGFMAVVMICVLSSIIAIRAALRVDPAEAIGG; from the coding sequence ATGATCAGTTTGGCAGGACGAGACATCATGCACTCATGGGGAAAGTTCGTCTTTACCGGTATGGGCCTTGGTTTGCTCATCGGCATCACACTGTCCATGGCAGGGATTTATCGTGGCATGGTGGACGATGCCAAAGTGTTGCTCGACAATAGCGGTGCTGATCTCTGGGTGGTTCAGAAGGACACACTTGGACCCTACGCCGAGTCATCAAGTCTATACGATGATCTCTGGCGGGGGATTCGAGGCATGGGGGGGGTGGAACAGGCGGCGAACATCACGTATCTCACCATGCAGGTGGGCAAACAAGAGGGTGATGTGCGTGCCATGGTTACCGGCATCACGCCCGGAGGGCCAGGAACACCCGGTTGGCCTCCCTATCTCGTCGCGGGTCGTCAGATGACTCGAAGCCATTACGAGGCCGTCGCCGACATCGCTTCCGGATTTAAACTTGGTGACCGTATCCAGATCCGCCGTAGCCAGTACACTGTAGTCGGGCTGACCAGGAGGATGGTCTCTTCCAATGGCGACCCGATGGTGTTCATTCCGCTTAAAGATGCTCAGGAAGCCCAGTTTCTCAAGGATAATGACGCCATTCGGGGGCAGCGTCGACGCACGGCCGAGAACCCGGCCTTCAACCGGCCAGAAGTGCCGGGTCTGTTTGATGCGGTTATTGCCTCGCAAACCACCAACCCTTACGTCAACGCTGTTTTAGTGCAGGTTGAAGCAGGCCATGACCCGGAAGAAGTAGCTGAGTCGATCCGTCGCTGGAAGCGCTTAACCGTCTACACCCGCATCCAGATGGAGGAGATTCTGGTTGGCAAGCTGATCGCTACCTCCGCCAGACAGATCTTCATGTTCCTGGTGATCCTTTCGATTGTCAGCTCCGCCATTGTCGCCTTCATCATCTACACCCTGACGCTCGGAAAAATTCGTGAAATTGCCGTCTTGAAACTGATTGGCACCAGGAATAGCACCATTGTCGGCTTGATCATGCAACAGTCCATCGCTCTGGGTTTGATCGGCTTTGTGGTGGGCAAGATCTCGGCAACTTTATTGATGGCGCCAATTTTTCCCAAATATGTCCTGCTGAAACCACTCGACTCCGTTATGGGTTTTATGGCTGTGGTCATGATCTGCGTACTATCGAGCATTATCGCCATTCGTGCCGCGCTCAGGGTCGACCCGGCCGAGGCCATAGGGGGCTGA
- a CDS encoding ABC transporter ATP-binding protein has product MTAKGIRIQGLKKRYGSGDTAVDALKAVDMHVAPGEVVGLIGPSGSGKSTLLKCLGAVIEPTAGKMILGDDVIYDDGWKVKDLRALRRDRIGFVFQAPYLIPFLDVTDNVALLPMLAGMPNAGARKRAIELFKALDVEHRAKAMPSQLSGGEQQRVAIARGLVNRPPVILADEPTAPLDSERALAVIRILNDMAKKFETAIIVVTHDEKIIPTFKRIYNIRDGVTYEEEGEGRSFE; this is encoded by the coding sequence ATGACTGCTAAAGGTATTCGTATCCAGGGGTTAAAAAAACGTTATGGAAGCGGCGATACCGCCGTTGATGCTCTGAAGGCGGTAGACATGCACGTTGCGCCGGGCGAGGTCGTTGGACTGATAGGTCCTTCTGGATCCGGCAAAAGTACGCTCCTTAAATGTTTGGGAGCGGTGATTGAGCCGACCGCCGGAAAAATGATACTCGGAGATGACGTCATTTATGACGACGGGTGGAAGGTCAAAGATCTTCGTGCCTTGCGGCGGGACCGGATCGGCTTTGTATTCCAGGCACCTTATCTGATTCCTTTCCTTGACGTCACCGACAACGTCGCCCTTCTGCCCATGCTGGCGGGAATGCCAAACGCCGGGGCGCGTAAACGGGCCATAGAATTGTTCAAAGCGCTTGATGTGGAACATCGCGCCAAGGCCATGCCTTCTCAACTCTCTGGTGGAGAACAGCAACGAGTGGCTATTGCACGGGGATTGGTCAATCGTCCCCCCGTAATACTGGCCGATGAACCGACCGCTCCGCTTGATAGTGAGCGCGCCCTGGCTGTAATCCGGATATTGAATGATATGGCCAAAAAATTTGAGACCGCCATTATTGTCGTCACCCACGATGAAAAAATCATTCCCACCTTTAAACGCATTTATAATATCCGTGACGGGGTAACCTATGAAGAAGAAGGTGAAGGGCGTAGCTTCGAATGA
- a CDS encoding efflux transporter outer membrane subunit, whose protein sequence is MENNNKIVHYALIGVSLLTFTGCTVGPDFQRPEPPDVTGYTSTPPAANLKFSPTMLGDPQNIIKEERLNKYWWREMGIEQLDTLICEALEHNPTLMAAEATLRQAQEIYAAKAGSTRYPQAEANLTGQRQRFNPNSSGLTDDAREFGLYNAGVGVTYTFDLAGGNRRALEALAARSDYQHFQLEGARLTLVANIVTTAITQASLKKQAEIIENILKSQENQLELTQERIRLGHEEPDDALALQTQLEQTRAKIPSLQYQLEKNEHFLAVLVGKAPGKSLLPSFTLEDFTLPPELPLLIPSELVHARPDILGAEALLHASNAEYGVAISKLYPQLNLNADLGSQALTTGALFGGGSAVWRLVGQLTQPLFNPGLPAEKRAALAAFDAAAANYQSVVLEALRNVADVLRALENDSKRLEALSAADFASEKFLESTQRRYRLGAASYYDLLIAQQQRLQTELDLTDGQAKRLLNTAVFYQAMGGGLNGITGSIGDVSEAQRPERISSR, encoded by the coding sequence ATGGAAAATAATAATAAGATTGTTCATTATGCTTTAATAGGAGTGTCTCTTCTGACGTTTACAGGATGTACTGTTGGGCCTGACTTCCAGCGTCCGGAGCCCCCTGATGTGACTGGTTATACTTCCACCCCGCCGGCTGCAAATTTAAAATTCTCCCCCACCATGCTGGGTGATCCACAAAACATTATTAAAGAAGAACGCTTAAATAAATATTGGTGGCGAGAGATGGGCATCGAACAATTAGATACGCTCATCTGTGAAGCCCTGGAACATAACCCAACCCTGATGGCGGCAGAGGCTACATTGCGTCAGGCCCAGGAAATTTATGCGGCGAAGGCTGGTTCGACACGTTATCCCCAGGCCGAAGCCAACCTCACCGGTCAGCGCCAGCGATTTAACCCCAATTCATCGGGCCTGACCGACGACGCCAGAGAATTCGGTCTTTACAACGCCGGTGTAGGCGTCACATATACATTTGACCTGGCCGGAGGTAATCGCAGGGCGTTGGAAGCTCTGGCCGCCCGAAGCGATTATCAGCACTTCCAATTAGAAGGCGCTCGCTTGACACTGGTGGCAAATATCGTAACAACGGCCATTACTCAGGCAAGCCTGAAAAAGCAGGCTGAAATTATAGAAAACATCTTAAAGTCGCAGGAAAATCAACTCGAACTCACCCAGGAACGCATTCGTCTTGGTCATGAAGAACCGGACGATGCGTTGGCCTTGCAAACACAGTTGGAGCAAACGCGCGCCAAAATACCGTCGTTACAGTATCAACTTGAAAAAAACGAACATTTTTTAGCCGTTCTTGTCGGTAAAGCTCCAGGAAAGAGCCTGCTGCCGTCGTTTACCCTGGAGGATTTCACGTTGCCGCCGGAGTTGCCGCTGTTAATTCCCTCTGAACTGGTACATGCAAGACCGGATATTCTCGGTGCTGAAGCGCTGCTGCATGCCTCTAATGCAGAATACGGGGTTGCAATATCGAAACTATATCCCCAACTCAACCTTAATGCCGATCTTGGATCGCAGGCTCTGACGACCGGTGCATTGTTCGGCGGTGGTTCTGCTGTTTGGCGTCTGGTGGGGCAGCTTACACAACCCCTGTTCAATCCGGGCTTGCCCGCTGAAAAGAGAGCGGCTCTTGCCGCCTTTGATGCGGCTGCGGCAAACTACCAGTCCGTCGTTCTGGAAGCGCTTCGCAACGTGGCAGATGTATTGCGAGCACTGGAGAATGATTCAAAAAGGCTGGAGGCTCTTTCTGCCGCTGATTTTGCTTCTGAAAAGTTTTTAGAGTCAACACAGCGTCGGTATAGGCTTGGAGCCGCCAGCTATTACGATTTGCTTATTGCACAACAGCAACGGCTTCAGACCGAACTTGATCTAACAGACGGGCAAGCCAAACGGCTGCTCAACACTGCCGTTTTTTACCAGGCAATGGGCGGCGGTTTAAATGGCATTACCGGAAGCATTGGCGATGTATCGGAGGCTCAACGCCCGGAGCGGATCTCCTCGCGATAG
- a CDS encoding HPP family protein, whose product MIPFFKKMAGGGQRPPKVNLSEVFWSWLGAFLGITPVAYLNYNLLSGSDFVYIIGSFGASAVLIYGAVRSPLAQPRNLIGGHLLSAFVGVACWQLFHPFPWFAAAFSVATAIALMHVTQTLHPPGGATALIAVIGSEKIHELGFWYMLVPVGLGVVIMLIVALAINNMASRRKYPEFWF is encoded by the coding sequence ATGATACCTTTTTTTAAAAAAATGGCCGGCGGCGGGCAGCGTCCTCCCAAAGTAAACCTCAGCGAAGTATTCTGGTCCTGGTTAGGGGCTTTTCTGGGAATCACTCCGGTGGCCTATTTGAATTACAATCTGTTATCCGGAAGTGATTTTGTTTATATCATCGGCTCATTCGGTGCGTCAGCAGTGCTGATCTATGGCGCAGTCAGAAGCCCTTTGGCCCAGCCCAGAAATCTTATCGGCGGCCATCTGCTGTCCGCCTTTGTGGGCGTCGCCTGCTGGCAGCTTTTCCATCCCTTTCCCTGGTTTGCGGCAGCTTTTTCCGTTGCAACGGCCATTGCCCTGATGCACGTCACCCAGACCCTTCATCCCCCCGGTGGGGCCACGGCACTGATCGCTGTGATCGGCAGCGAGAAAATACACGAATTGGGCTTCTGGTACATGCTGGTTCCTGTAGGGCTTGGTGTAGTAATCATGCTGATCGTCGCTTTGGCTATCAACAATATGGCAAGCAGAAGAAAGTATCCGGAGTTCTGGTTTTAA
- a CDS encoding CBS domain-containing protein: MNFSRINECVQTITDQDVLEAMKEIPGYLDITPSDFIAVYRIAFDHAVNRIKTAILAEHVMTRKVISVLEDAPLLEIAVQMRDHDISGVPVLNEQGAVTGVISEKDFLSKMTEKKDPSFMQVLIQCMDESCCLARSLKTLKALDIMSSPPVTVHKSLKLLDVANLMNRKNINRVPVCDDHNILVGIIARSDLVQAMC; encoded by the coding sequence ATGAACTTCAGCCGTATCAATGAATGCGTTCAGACCATCACAGACCAGGATGTACTGGAGGCGATGAAGGAAATTCCCGGATATCTGGATATTACGCCGTCTGACTTTATAGCGGTATACCGAATCGCTTTTGATCATGCGGTTAACCGAATTAAGACAGCCATTCTGGCAGAGCATGTGATGACTCGAAAGGTTATTTCCGTCCTTGAAGATGCCCCGCTTTTGGAGATCGCTGTCCAGATGCGGGATCACGACATTTCCGGTGTTCCGGTGCTCAATGAACAGGGCGCTGTGACCGGCGTCATATCGGAAAAAGATTTTTTGTCTAAAATGACTGAGAAAAAAGACCCGTCGTTTATGCAGGTGCTGATTCAGTGTATGGATGAAAGCTGTTGCCTTGCCCGGTCCCTTAAAACGCTGAAGGCCCTGGACATTATGTCTTCGCCGCCCGTTACTGTCCACAAGAGCCTCAAACTGCTGGACGTGGCCAACCTTATGAACCGGAAGAATATTAACCGGGTACCGGTGTGTGATGACCACAACATTCTGGTAGGGATCATTGCCCGGTCAGACCTTGTCCAGGCCATGTGCTGA
- a CDS encoding cupin domain-containing protein, whose protein sequence is MKVLKLTETNEFTPGAMKRFFLVQTSEFFKIINFNLDAGVTFPVHSHDLDGELSIQVLEGKGWFLGENDTKIPAAKGDILISEIREPHGVMAETQMRIIVTIAPPI, encoded by the coding sequence ATGAAAGTTTTAAAGCTCACAGAAACCAACGAATTTACCCCTGGAGCGATGAAGAGATTTTTTTTAGTTCAAACTTCAGAATTTTTCAAAATCATCAATTTTAATCTGGATGCCGGAGTGACGTTTCCGGTTCACTCCCACGATCTGGACGGGGAGTTGTCCATACAGGTTCTTGAAGGAAAGGGATGGTTTCTCGGGGAGAATGATACAAAAATTCCAGCCGCCAAGGGGGATATCCTGATTTCGGAAATCAGGGAACCCCACGGGGTAATGGCAGAGACCCAAATGCGGATCATCGTCACCATTGCCCCGCCAATCTGA
- a CDS encoding 4Fe-4S dicluster domain-containing protein: MKWAWDAEKEISKVPFFVRKKVRKRVEKEATERGCSMVSLDHVHAARKRFLSNMESEVKGYQIEVCFGQGGCPNSCVEKDTLTARLEALLAAEDLLGFLQKSVPGKLRFHHEFRISVSHCPNACSQPQIKDIGIIAAMYPRTEETLCSGCMACVNVCKEKAVALSNTPFPLINTRACLGCGACVRACPAGCILSGERGYRVLLGGRLGRHPRLARELPHLFTESQVLEVVRACLAYYKKNSRAGQRFSALLGDNDIPREILQAVLPQ; the protein is encoded by the coding sequence ATGAAATGGGCATGGGATGCTGAAAAAGAAATATCAAAAGTTCCGTTTTTTGTAAGAAAGAAGGTTCGGAAACGGGTTGAGAAAGAGGCAACAGAACGCGGATGCTCCATGGTTTCATTGGATCATGTCCATGCAGCACGCAAACGCTTTTTATCCAACATGGAATCGGAAGTTAAAGGATATCAGATAGAGGTCTGTTTCGGCCAGGGGGGATGCCCCAACAGTTGCGTTGAAAAAGATACGTTGACGGCACGGCTTGAAGCACTGCTTGCGGCAGAAGACCTTTTGGGATTTCTGCAAAAAAGCGTTCCGGGCAAGCTCAGATTCCATCATGAATTCCGGATCAGCGTTTCCCATTGTCCCAATGCCTGTTCTCAGCCACAGATAAAGGATATTGGTATCATTGCCGCCATGTATCCCAGGACGGAAGAAACCTTGTGCAGCGGATGCATGGCCTGTGTCAATGTGTGCAAGGAAAAGGCCGTTGCCCTCTCCAACACGCCCTTTCCCCTGATTAATACCCGGGCCTGCCTGGGCTGCGGTGCCTGCGTTCGCGCCTGCCCAGCAGGTTGCATCCTGTCCGGAGAGAGGGGATACCGTGTTCTGCTCGGTGGCAGGTTAGGCCGCCATCCCAGGCTTGCCCGTGAGCTGCCACACCTTTTTACCGAAAGTCAGGTTCTTGAAGTGGTCAGAGCCTGTCTGGCGTATTACAAAAAGAACAGCCGCGCAGGCCAAAGGTTTTCGGCCCTGCTGGGCGACAACGATATCCCCCGGGAGATACTTCAAGCCGTTTTGCCGCAGTAA
- a CDS encoding multiheme c-type cytochrome → MKKKLSALLAGVFITGISTSTVLCSDVQMNIPKSKEFRIERSMSPEAMACIECHKKQQPGIFSDWAASRHAAANITCYDCHAAEAHDPDVSQSHFKEYEKNDTKYGQKKYMVPVSAVVTPKDCSRCHPDEAMQYSKSKHANTLEIIWKIDPWLNDGMNSEFERINGCYHCHGTILSLKDKELDPATWPNVGVGRLNLDGSKGSCTSCHTRHRFSVMEARKPQACGQCHLGPDHPQIEIFTESKHGDIYDAFGDEYNWTAAPGNWSPGVDFRGPTCASCHMSGAGSVMTSHDVTERLSWELQAPLTIRPEDFKAFPAQTNWQEERTKMQEICMQCHGKRWTESHYSQMDQTIKEYNEVYFIPAKAKLDELYTKGLLDKTRFFDEPLEVEYYELWHHEGRRARMGAAMMAPDYSWWHGFYECKNRFNAFMEEANHLIETGEKSYKAENYPNATGNKTKPPELFKQ, encoded by the coding sequence ATGAAAAAGAAATTGAGTGCACTGCTGGCAGGTGTATTTATCACCGGTATATCCACATCCACGGTTTTATGTTCGGATGTCCAGATGAATATACCAAAATCAAAAGAGTTTAGAATTGAGCGGTCCATGTCACCGGAAGCCATGGCATGTATCGAATGTCATAAAAAGCAGCAGCCGGGGATCTTTTCTGACTGGGCGGCCAGCCGTCATGCCGCCGCCAATATTACTTGTTACGACTGCCACGCTGCCGAGGCGCATGATCCGGACGTCAGTCAATCCCATTTTAAAGAGTACGAGAAAAACGATACTAAATACGGGCAAAAAAAATACATGGTTCCGGTTTCTGCCGTGGTGACCCCCAAAGACTGCTCCCGCTGTCATCCCGATGAAGCAATGCAATACAGCAAGAGTAAACATGCCAACACCCTTGAGATCATCTGGAAAATAGATCCCTGGCTCAACGATGGCATGAACAGTGAGTTTGAGCGGATAAACGGCTGTTACCATTGCCACGGCACTATTTTAAGCTTAAAAGACAAAGAGCTTGATCCGGCAACCTGGCCCAATGTAGGTGTGGGACGGCTGAATCTTGACGGCAGTAAAGGCAGTTGTACAAGTTGCCATACAAGACATCGTTTTTCTGTTATGGAGGCCAGAAAACCCCAGGCCTGCGGGCAATGCCACCTTGGTCCGGATCATCCCCAGATTGAAATCTTCACAGAATCAAAGCACGGAGACATTTACGATGCCTTTGGAGATGAATACAACTGGACCGCCGCACCTGGTAACTGGAGTCCTGGCGTTGATTTCAGGGGCCCAACCTGTGCCTCGTGTCATATGTCCGGTGCCGGCAGTGTAATGACTTCCCATGACGTCACTGAAAGATTATCCTGGGAGTTGCAAGCCCCATTGACAATCAGGCCTGAAGATTTTAAAGCGTTTCCGGCCCAGACAAATTGGCAGGAGGAACGGACTAAAATGCAGGAAATCTGTATGCAGTGTCACGGAAAAAGGTGGACCGAATCCCACTACAGCCAGATGGATCAAACCATCAAAGAATATAATGAAGTATATTTCATACCTGCTAAGGCCAAACTTGATGAACTCTACACAAAAGGCTTGCTCGACAAAACCCGCTTTTTTGATGAACCCCTTGAGGTGGAGTACTATGAACTATGGCACCATGAAGGGCGCCGGGCAAGGATGGGGGCTGCAATGATGGCCCCTGACTACTCATGGTGGCATGGATTTTATGAATGTAAAAACCGGTTCAATGCGTTTATGGAAGAAGCCAACCATCTGATTGAAACCGGTGAAAAATCCTACAAAGCGGAAAATTATCCAAATGCCACCGGGAATAAGACAAAACCACCTGAACTATTTAAACAATAG
- a CDS encoding cytochrome c3 family protein yields MKKIIKPAIFVFIGIIIAFPVFSLTYYTMVRTSTPGFCASCHEIQPAFNAWKTSTHVNNAQGFVADCMDCHLPAPQDTINFFYTKTAHGIKDVFVHFAYGTYDREKSRDHTYETFKNAQCQKCHRNILNIPDKRGAMLAHRTVLYPKEGYEKKCVDCHRNLVHMDSEIYRYKEKQPPYRGLGI; encoded by the coding sequence ATGAAAAAAATAATCAAACCCGCAATTTTTGTCTTTATCGGCATTATTATCGCTTTCCCTGTATTTAGCCTGACCTACTATACGATGGTGAGAACATCAACACCCGGATTCTGTGCCTCCTGCCACGAAATTCAACCCGCCTTTAACGCTTGGAAGACCTCTACCCATGTAAACAACGCCCAGGGCTTTGTCGCTGATTGTATGGACTGCCACCTGCCTGCCCCGCAGGACACAATTAATTTCTTTTATACAAAGACGGCCCACGGCATCAAAGACGTATTCGTCCATTTTGCCTATGGGACCTATGATCGGGAAAAGAGTCGTGATCATACCTATGAAACCTTTAAAAATGCACAATGCCAAAAATGTCACCGAAACATTTTGAATATCCCGGATAAAAGGGGAGCCATGCTGGCCCACCGGACAGTTTTATACCCCAAAGAAGGATATGAAAAAAAATGTGTAGACTGCCACAGGAATCTGGTTCATATGGACAGTGAAATTTATAGGTATAAAGAAAAACAGCCGCCGTATAGAGGATTAGGGATTTAG
- a CDS encoding PAS domain S-box protein codes for MNDEFMDSLIEQNPDAMIFADTEGTIRVWNVAAERVFGFTKEEAIGSNLDIIVPQNLRKAHWRGYEQAMQRGETKYVGKSLPTKSLHADGSVIYVELSFSIILDSAKNVIGALSSARDITTKYKEKQA; via the coding sequence ATGAACGACGAATTCATGGACAGCCTTATAGAGCAAAATCCCGATGCAATGATATTTGCCGATACAGAAGGGACAATACGTGTATGGAATGTGGCGGCTGAGCGTGTTTTTGGATTTACCAAAGAGGAAGCAATCGGATCAAACTTAGACATCATAGTTCCGCAAAATTTACGAAAGGCCCATTGGCGTGGATATGAACAAGCGATGCAAAGGGGGGAAACAAAGTATGTTGGGAAGTCCTTACCTACGAAATCTTTACATGCAGACGGGTCTGTCATTTACGTTGAACTCAGCTTTTCTATTATTTTAGATTCGGCAAAGAATGTGATTGGAGCGCTGTCAAGCGCGAGAGACATTACCACGAAATATAAGGAAAAACAGGCGTGA
- the hcp gene encoding hydroxylamine reductase, whose protein sequence is MFCFQCQETAKNIGCTVKGVCGKPEETANLQDLLIFVLKGISVYSEKLKELGNPDRSNDDFATQGLFATITNANWDDARFVSMINEGLKRKNLIRSKFLAAYKEKNNTAFDGLLPEAATWTGDVSDFAQKAKTVGILATENEDVRSLRELLIIGLKGVAAYADHAAVLGCQKDEINDFIMEALASTTKDLSVDEMIAMVMKAGEIAVNTMALLDEANTTAYGNPEITEVNIGVGKNPGILISGHDLKDMEELLKQTAGTGIDVYTHGEMLPANYYPAFKKYDHFVGNYGGSWWHQNKEFESFNGPILLTTNCLVPLKKSNTYLDRLFTTGVVGYETAVHIADRPEGGAKDFSALIERAKTCAPPEEIETGTIVGGFAHNQVLALADKVVDAVKSGAIKRFVVMAGCDGRQKNRSYYTEVAEKLPKDTVILTAGCAKYRYNKLDLGDIGGIPRVLDAGQCNDSYSLAVIALKLKEVFGLDDINDLPISYDIAWYEQKAVAVLLALLFLGVKGIRLGPTLPAFLSPAVAKVLVEKFDIKPIGTVDEDIAAMMAGN, encoded by the coding sequence ATGTTTTGTTTTCAATGTCAGGAAACCGCCAAAAACATCGGCTGCACCGTAAAAGGTGTCTGCGGAAAACCCGAAGAGACCGCCAACCTTCAGGATTTGTTGATTTTCGTGCTCAAGGGAATCTCCGTTTATAGTGAAAAACTCAAAGAACTGGGCAATCCCGACCGGTCCAATGACGATTTTGCGACACAGGGCCTGTTTGCCACCATTACCAATGCCAACTGGGACGATGCACGATTTGTCAGTATGATCAATGAAGGCCTGAAGCGCAAAAATCTGATCCGGTCAAAGTTTTTGGCCGCATACAAAGAGAAAAACAATACAGCGTTTGACGGTCTATTGCCTGAAGCAGCTACTTGGACCGGGGATGTGTCCGATTTTGCCCAAAAGGCAAAAACCGTAGGCATTCTGGCCACGGAAAACGAGGATGTCCGTTCCCTGCGCGAACTGCTGATTATCGGCCTCAAAGGGGTGGCCGCTTATGCTGACCACGCCGCTGTCCTGGGATGTCAAAAAGATGAGATCAACGATTTTATCATGGAAGCGTTGGCCTCCACCACAAAGGATCTGTCCGTGGATGAGATGATCGCCATGGTCATGAAGGCTGGAGAAATCGCCGTCAATACCATGGCCCTGCTTGATGAAGCCAACACCACAGCCTACGGAAACCCGGAGATTACCGAAGTCAACATCGGTGTGGGTAAAAATCCAGGAATTCTGATCTCGGGCCATGACCTCAAAGACATGGAAGAGCTGCTCAAACAGACCGCCGGCACCGGCATTGATGTATACACCCACGGTGAAATGCTGCCGGCCAACTATTATCCGGCATTTAAAAAATACGATCATTTCGTGGGCAACTACGGGGGTTCATGGTGGCATCAGAACAAAGAATTTGAATCCTTTAACGGTCCCATTCTGCTGACCACCAATTGCCTGGTGCCTCTGAAAAAGAGCAACACCTACCTGGACCGTCTTTTTACCACCGGCGTAGTGGGGTATGAAACCGCGGTACATATCGCAGACCGGCCCGAAGGCGGGGCCAAGGATTTTTCAGCCCTGATTGAAAGGGCCAAAACCTGCGCGCCTCCCGAAGAAATTGAGACCGGCACCATTGTGGGCGGATTTGCCCACAACCAGGTTCTGGCCCTGGCCGACAAGGTCGTTGATGCGGTAAAATCCGGCGCCATTAAACGTTTTGTGGTCATGGCAGGCTGTGACGGCCGGCAGAAAAATCGTAGTTACTATACAGAAGTTGCTGAAAAGCTGCCCAAGGATACGGTGATCCTGACCGCCGGCTGTGCCAAGTACCGGTACAACAAGCTTGACTTAGGCGATATCGGAGGCATTCCCAGGGTACTGGATGCGGGTCAGTGCAACGATTCCTACTCCCTGGCGGTCATTGCCCTGAAACTCAAAGAGGTGTTCGGCCTGGACGACATTAATGATTTACCCATCTCCTACGACATTGCCTGGTATGAGCAGAAAGCCGTGGCTGTGCTCCTGGCCCTGCTTTTCCTCGGTGTCAAGGGCATCCGCCTTGGACCCACACTTCCGGCATTTCTGTCTCCGGCTGTGGCCAAGGTTTTGGTGGAAAAATTTGACATCAAGCCTATTGGTACGGTGGACGAGGATATTGCAGCCATGATGGCCGGCAATTAA